The genomic interval GTGACCCGTACCTAGCGAGGAGGTCAGCGGGCATTTCGAGAGGCTGAAAGTTAAGCAGTTCTGCGTACATGAACATTCCGATGGACATTGCAATACTCAGAAGGCATGCTGTATACAATCTAGCTTCTGGGTTCCAGTCGCTGCACAAGCCAGAAGAATCTGGCCTTTTTCTGAACTGACGGAGAAGACTGAACCTGGGTTGTTCAGTGACATATTTGCGGTAGAGCCGTTCTTGGAAAGGGTAGCAAAGATTTCCGAGACCCGCACCGCCGACGGTTGCCAGCATTACAAGGCCAGCCTGTCGCGGTGTGAACGAATATGTCGTTTCAAATGTGAGAGGCACTGACACATAGAACCTATAATCCAGTCGTCAGCAGTGTCAGCCAGCTGCCTGGTATCATTATTGGCTTCTCACATGAAGAGCAGCGCCCAGCTGAAAGAGATCCACATACTGAACCAGAATACGACTGGCTCAGTAAAGAGTAGGTCTGTCAAGTCTCCGATTAGGTTGCGAGGTACTATTCCGGACAGAGCCAACTTACAAAACGGTCTGGTTAGACTGATTCGAATCATTTGCTTCAGGGTGGCAcgctcttcttcctctttcaCCTTCCAAGTGATGCGAGGTGTCGACAGCTTTTCATTGCACGGGGCCGAGTCAGCCGAATTGAGGATCTTTGCCCTTCTACTCAAGAGCAGTGGTCCGCGGCATTCctgaaagaaaaagaaaatcagGGCCATGAGAAGGGCGTTCGCAATCAGCTGGTGCCAGTAGATCCAGCGCCAACCCAAGGGTTCAACTACGAAGTTTGACGCCAGCTGACCTATTCCGCCTGAGAAGGATGCTGTTGCGAACAACGACATTGGCATACCACGCTCGTGGGGCTGGTAAATGTCTGCGATAATGCCTCCAACCATGGTGCTGAATGTGCTGGCACCAACACCTTGAAAGAACCTGGTAATCAGGAGTCCCGCAAGATTGTTGACAACAGGAATAAGCAGGGTACAAACTGACATCCGATCGACGTGCATTAGCGTCACAACCGTCACTCGGGGGATGGGTCCGCTAGGTACCTACGGATGTAGAGTCCATATGTACTCAAGAAGACAGGTTTCCGGCCAACAAATTCGCTGAAAGGAGCCAGAACCATTGGCGCTACAGCAAAGGCTGTTTGAAACGTAGGCATGCCGACAAGGACTACAGTGCGAGATGACCCATATTCGGCGGCGATGGAGCTAACCCCAGAAACGTATGCGGAGATGGAATATGCAGCCATGAATGTTGTGAGAATACTGAGGCCAGCTACAAAATGCTTTTCTTGGGCTGGCCATTTGGTGGGGTCTCTGATTTTCTGAACGGCTTTCTCATGCTGATCTGAGAGAGGTGTGTCCCAAGTCAAGTACCTCAATGTGGTTTCCCGACTTGAAGTTTGGTTTGGCTGATACATCTTATActttggcggggttgaaCATGCTGCAGCAACACTGTTGGCTTGGAGTAGGGCAGGATGGATGCCACCTCTGCATTTTTGAGGTAGCGGggccttgttcttcttgctTTAATCTTTGCATTCCACACACACTGAGTTCATTAAACATATGGAGACACAGACATGCCGGCAAGGCTCTGGAGCACGTGCCACACCGGTCAAGCAGTCGGAGAGCACATCCCGCGATTGCTTATCTCGTGGTTGCACTGCAGTTGCCCGCTTCCAACTTGTGGCACCCAAACCATCGCTGGAAAGGCTTTCTTCGTCGCGCAAAATGAAGAGTGTCTGTCCGATTGGAATTAACAGGCCAAGTTGCCGAAATATAAGACGGCCGACCACTTCTCGATGACAGACTTAGGGTATGTAATCCCAATGTTTCTCTTCTCCGGACAACCCCACCCCACGCGGGCTGTGACGAATCTCCAGACACGGAATAAGACGATCCCGTTCCACCGATGAACCAATGTTACGGGCAGCTTCCCATGCGTGATTTTTTGGGATCCAGCGATGCACCACAGATCCCCTTCGAGGATGACCTGTTCCCTTACCTCCCACCTGATGTTCAAGATGAAGGGATAGCTTTCGATTCAAATCATGCCTGTTACGAATATGATTTCCCCCCTATTTATGCCACAAGCGACGCCACAAATGTGCCAATTAGCGGATTGGCATTTCCTATCAACATCGCTTCACCGCCCTCACCGCTTTCCGAACATCCGGTTCCGAACCAGGGCTGGGAAGACTCACTCCGTTCCCACAACTTTCTAATACCTGCAGTAAATTATTCGGGTGCCGTCTCCAATCCATTTGCGATTTCCTTGAGCATGAATGACGCAAACACTTACATGTCGGTCCCCGGACAGCGGAGTGGATCCGAGCCACGGTATCTGGTCCCAAATGAGACTCATACCCATGACAACTTCATCCCTTGTATGGGCCTCCAATTGGATATCCCAGGTAGTGGAACGGTCTTCCTTCCCGAAGAAGACCCCGATCGGTATGACCTCGAGGAAGTTTTCAGCATGTTCTACCAAGGGAACAGAAACCTTCAGAGAATGTCGCCGCAGCTCATTGAAGCGACCCTGGGCATCCCACCAGACTCTAATGATTCCCAACACCTGATATGTTCCCAGAACAATGAGCGTCAGTCGGACCAGGACTCAGCCACTCTCGACGCCCTTTCTGCGCAGCCGCAGATACCATCAAGCCCTTCTACACTAGCACAGTCGCCAGATGCTTTATCGGAATCTGCTACAAGCCTCTCGGCACCTCGGAGAGACCGTGGCATCCCTTTCACTTCTAGACCCAGACTTTTGGTGGCTCCTCCAGGCTTCAGTCATTCGCATATCCTGGTCATTACCAGCAACCCTGAGTCATTGCCGGCATCGCTGTGGGATGGAGCGCGGCTTGCCGAACTGGAGAAGGACATAAGGTTGAAGGCCTTGGATATCGAATCCCAAATACCAAAAAGTCAAGATAGCAGTTCACGCGATTTCAATCAGAAACGACAGCGAGTCGATAATCAACCCCAGTCCAATAGCACGCAAAAAGTCTCGGAAGCCAGCGGCGTACCGACAATAAGCTCCTATCCTGCTCTGTTTCCATGTGCTGCTTCTGTTCCAACTTCAGATCCTCTCCCAAGTGCCATGCCTCACAGTCGTGTTCCTAAGCGCAAGGCGAATGCCGAACGACAAGCCACTAGTCAAGTCAAGAGGGAGAGCACTTGCTTACTATGCCGAGTAATGAGGGAAAAGGTCTGTACATATACTTGTACAATCACTCCCGCCTCCATTTTTGCTCACACGTTTGCAGTGTAGCGATGGCACACCATGCCTACGATGCGTCAGAGTATTACAGCATGAGAGATCGATACTACGTGTGCCATGTCAGCCAGCAACACTAGACGATATTGAGCTTTATAGGCGGCGTGAGTATTTGTGCACCTACGCACTTGATCGATCGCTAATCCTCTAGGCACTCAAATCGGTCTTTTCGTTTATTATTACGAGCGGAGCAGCGAATCGGATCTGCCACGACGCAGCGCGAGTATCGTCGATACCAATCCACTGGAATCACAATTAAGTCAAAACTGCCCACTGACGGTCGCTGATACGTTTGCGGTTCATGAGTTTGGTACGTTCCAGCGATTCGCCCCAAATCTTTTGAACGATGCCAATCGGGAAAGGGAGCTCGCCACCCAACATGCACCAACTTCAGAGGACTTGAGCAAGAGTGCTGTTCTCGCTCGATACTTGGAGTTGCACTTGGCATCCATCATCGAGACGCTGGGCACAAACAACAGCTTCATTGCTGCTACTCTGAAGGTAGCTGAGAGGTATAGCAGGCCAACAGGGTCGAAGACACGTGTAAGCTATCCGCACCGAAGTATGTGCGGCTATACAGAAGCTGACAGTAATTCCCCCTGTGTCCAAAGACAATGTTACGGCATGCTTTGTACATCTTTGCCGCAAGATTCCTACGCCGGACCTACTGGGTACAGGTTGATACAGTGACTGAGAACTACAGAGTAGCATGGATGGACGCGCCGTGGCGAGCGTTGCCTGTTTCAACACCAAGGTCACTTGCTGAAGCAGAGACTCTCAACGACATCTTGAAGGATCACTTGCGCTTCCTGGAGAAGTCCGTCATCCATGCCTTCACCAAGAAGATTTATGCTAGGAAAAAGGAGGACTGGTTTGAGATCTTTCTAGTGACCTTCATCTTCCAAGTCATCCTCAGCGAGAATCTCGAGATGAGCTTTTACAGTCATTTCCCAGGGCTCGTACGTATTCGACTTCTCGTTCAGCTTCTCTACTAACACCACTTGAGGATGACAACCTGCTAACGCAGATTAGGAGAAGCCCATCGAGTGCCCCTGGTCAACGTTTGGAGGGCTTCGAAGCTATTCCTCCAAGAGAATTGCTTCTTACTTTTCCGCAATCAACGGTCGTGATCCATTCTTGAAGCCCGGTGCTAGAGCATGGGAAGGCTTCGGGGACACCGAGCGCACGTACTTGGATCAGTGCGGGATTCTGTTGAAAGGTGTGCTCCTTTACAATCTTAACCAGGACTGATCGGATTACTTACACTGCCTCGCAGAGGGCTATACAAAACGGGATGATCTGGGATTCCGCAGGTCGGCTTCAATGGGAGATGCTGATTCTCCGGGGAGTTGGTGGAAATGGGCCGTGGAAACGATTCTTGGGAACGGCTAGCATCTTCATGTGGTGTCTAGTTCTATTCATATACCACCTGTCAAACACTGGGACGAGCACGCAAAGTCTCTTATTTGCCGTTTGCTAGATGGAACAGGGATAGTGGAGAAGGTGACGTTTCACTTCTTTTTGGGATTGGCCGCCGACATTAACGAGATTAACGACTATCGCAGCAACCTCATTGCTGTGAGTATTATGACTGAATGGCAGCGCAGTAGGATGATCGTTCTTCATCCATAAAATATCATGGCCCGCGTCTCAATACTCTCTCTTGGTCGTGCAGTCCCATATCCTCgaaggttgggttggatTGCGGCGTGTGGACAAACTGGCCGATATGATCAGTGGCCAATCGTTGGTTACTGAAACATCCATCCTTACTTACCTCTGGAGCTGGTATCATCCGAATCGAAGATCTTGAATAGCAGCAGCTCATTCTGCGACTGTTTGTCAAGAAAGTACCATTTATGAGCCGAGGATCGGTGGACTTGTAGCGTTTCCGCGACGTTGTTCGGAAATACCGTGTCGGAAGGTATTATATCTTCCTCGATGTCAATGGTTCTGGCATCGCACAACCCCAACGGCCAGTCTTCGAGGTCAGAGAAGAACGGCCGCCATGAGCTTCGAGTTGGAGATAGGTCAGCACCACATGGATGGCATGATCATGAGTGAGGCACCTGACTTTATGATCTGCATCCTCCCAGAAAGCAATTGCTCGTCAAGGTTATGTTGCCGGACAATGTACACAGCTCTCTCAATCGCGCTGGCTGGAGAGGAGTCTTCCCAGAGGATTAGCTCCACCTCTGGATATCATCCAACTATCACTCACCAATATGGACACCACGGACAGGCTGCTCCAAGCTTGACTTCTCCCCGATGTTGCCGGGAAATTCGCGGTTCCTCTTCCGAGTCTTGGGTTGATCAGGATGTGCTGAATTGCTGACAGAAGACATTGCGTCCAACACGTACCTCTACATCAAAGACGACGACTTTCTTGGCCTCGAATCTTTCTGTCAGAAACGCTTCCATTTCCTGAATGTAGCGCTGCTCAATCTCGCTGCCGGACTTCACGCTCTCATAATGGAACTGGTCATCCAGGATCTGTTCCGCCACTTCGAAGCCATTTTCATCGAGGCTGAATGTTGCTACCTCGCTTCTGATGTTGGTGACGGTGATATCGGCTGGGATATGGACGTGATTAGTTGAGGAATTTCCTTGCAAAAACTCCGGTGGGAGGCAGCAGAAATACGGCTTTTCGTTTTTGTATGGTTGCTTGTCAAGGTAGAACACTGTTGCTATTGCTGTCTCCATGTTGTAAAGCAAAACATCAATCTCTAGAAGATTGTGTTGAGAATGATGATAACCACCAACGCATCAATGATTCGACAAACGAAACAGCACAAAGACCCAACTACCAAGCAGAGCCGCATATTACCTAAAGCCTTCGGCAGCCCTCCGTGGAGAAAGCTATTGATGGCGTTCTCGTGGGGTAATCCCACACTTGTTCAATAACCGGGTGCCAAGCCGTCGTGGTTTCGACCGAGTGGTGTCAGGAAGATAGCCCATGCAACTCTCATTGGCTTCCAGGCAGGTTTCCACCATGTAGGGAGTTTCTTGGCGTTGCTGCACCCTTCACCGATGCTGCAGGTATCCCTCGTTAAATATATCTCTTATAATTCTTGGGCCTACTGGTCTTTGACACTAGACTGCAAGATTGTCGTCATCACCAGCCATCAAGACAAGGCTCTGAAGACGGCAAATCATAGCACTGCCGGACACACCCTTCTAATGAAAAAATCGCTCACGAGACAGCAGGGTGGTGCAGCCGGTGAGCAGTGTTGATCGGCGAGTTGTGTGAGGTCGCAGCCTGACATGTGTGGGTTCCCCGCTTTGGGGGTTCCCAACTACTGTCACTGGCATGAAGGATTGCTCAAAGGGACGACATGTGAAGACCTTCTGCGGGCTTTGGAGGGTGTTGACTTGTAGATTTattgttgggctggcgacctaggaaagtcaccggcggcgaaaatgaggccaaaaaatggccaaaattggtaagcaaattagtattacagtagttggttgttggttcttaagaaaacagtaagaaaatccagccccaagagcaaaccggtgtgggtctgggaaaacctgggccctttggtgccccacaTTTATAGACACCAGGTTGTAAGATTTAGTGCcctcttttctcctccttctgctcgCATGAATCGATGCATTAAACATCTCTATCGCCAAAGCCAGACTACAGCTTCTCAAACCCGTATACAAAGAGCCAATTCAACATGGGCTTCATCGCCACAGGTACTCTCCAATTACCTCCTTGTCACTGCACCGCTGCTTCTCAACGCTAACACCAAGCCCTCGGTCACCAGAGGAACAGAAACAGCCATGGAAGAACTTTGCACAGACCGGGGGAAGTAATGCCTCTTACGAGAAGCATCAGCTCTACCTTCAGACCTCCGGAGGCAGACCCTGGAATGAGTGGTTGAAGGAGTACAAGGGGATTGTCGCTGCTCCGAGGACTCCGGCACCGCCTCCTGTCTCCGATGACTAATCAACGTTGAGTGAAAGGGGGTTAAGGGAAGAGCGGAGTATTGTGTTTTTTTGTGCACTTTGCACTTTGCCAGTCTGCTATACAGCCTTCTGGCTTGATACTACGGTCAATTTAACAAGTCTTTCTATGCCATTCTCCGAGCGTGATATGAAAATGAAAACAAATTTTCCTTCAAAATATTGAACCTCTCTCGTCATGACAAAGAGTCCACTAGCGACCATCAGCAAAATGGCATCAAACCGGTGCCCGGTCCCGCCCTGTTCCGCATGTCGCCACTTCTCGGCCCCACATCCCCGGAGTTATGGGTCACCAAACGACACCATTCCTCGGCCCCACATGCCCAGGCAGCCAAAAACCCGGCCGccacctctccgccgccaacaCAAATTACCTCCCTTTTCCACTCCACCAAAGAAAACAGGAATTGTCTCCCGACCTCATCCATTTGTTGTCACCTTTGCTTCGCCTGCACTCAGCTCCAGCATCTTTGTTTTTCCTGCCCCTTCATCTCGACAAGCTATCACTTTTGCCTAACGGGTCGACTCTCCATGCTGACAAAGGGTGATAGGCGGTGCGGGTTCAAGGAGGCAGCCCCTATGAAATTGTTTCCTCGTCgggaagaggttgaactGGGCTGAGGTTGAAGCGTTCACAAAGCAGAGGAGAGCCAGTGAtgccctcaccacccgctgGTTCGCTTGAGCGATATGCCATTCAATCATTTGTGGTGGGTGTTTGGGAATGGTGTGGTTATGGTACGTTTGGCTTAAAAAATGGACTTGTGGGCATGCAAGAGTTCTGCCTTGCCGACTCGTACGGGAGGTTTGTGAGTTCTTTCACAATTTTCCAGTCGAATGGGGGGGTCCGCATATGGTGACTCACTAACATGTTTCACTCCACATGACATACTGTGTCTCTTCCCCCTATCGCATCGAGCCTTAGCCCACATCCGGTGTGGTcgatgggatgagatggtCTCATCTCATCTTATAACACGAGACCGTAGGAGGAGACAAATAAGCCAAAACGAACCCCCCGTCTCATCTTACGTCTCATGGGACGAAGGTTATCTTTCTAAGGCTTTTTAGAGGCTTTTTTTTGGCCACCAAAAACATAATAATGTTTGGATTTTTCCTCATGGGAACGTTGTGTGGGTTCCCAGTAAGGTTGGTAGCTTGGTAAGGGTGAGGTCGGTGGCCTGGGTGAGcgtgagggtgagggttgcGGCTCTGTGGCCAATAAGACTGCCGAGATCTTAGGCCGGAAGAGCCACCTGAGTCTTATAAACCGGTAAGATGAGATAAATCGTAAGCGCAGTGGGATGAGCCAACACGAGGGCCATCTTATCTTATCTTATCTCATTGGCCATCCTGCCCCGCATCCAACATCAAACCATTTAAACTCTGGCAGATATTGATGCGTGACTTGCAGGGACGTGTC from Podospora pseudoanserina strain CBS 124.78 chromosome 6, whole genome shotgun sequence carries:
- a CDS encoding hypothetical protein (COG:S; EggNog:ENOG503NTW3), with the translated sequence MYQPNQTSSRETTLRYLTWDTPLSDQHEKAVQKIRDPTKWPAQEKHFVAGLSILTTFMAAYSISAYVSGVSSIAAEYGSSRTVVLVGMPTFQTAFAVAPMVLAPFSEFVGRKPVFLSTYGLYILCTLLIPVVNNLAGLLITRFFQGVGASTFSTMVGGIIADIYQPHERGMPMSLFATASFSGGIGQLASNFVVEPLGWRWIYWHQLIANALLMALIFFFFQECRGPLLLSRRAKILNSADSAPCNEKLSTPRITWKVKEEEERATLKQMIRISLTRPFYLLFTEPVVFWFSMWISFSWALLFMFYVSVPLTFETTYSFTPRQAGLVMLATVGGAGLGNLCYPFQERLYRKYVTEQPRFSLLRQFRKRPDSSGLCSDWNPEARLYTACLLSIAMSIGMFMYGSLMIPDIHWIFAALSVTVVTFGSYSIYLAVFTYFADVYATYASSAMAAQSFCRNARGTAGSGCSRSRDSSEEQVCKGRYEYVRMEVWPGAEV
- a CDS encoding hypothetical protein (EggNog:ENOG503P3U3), coding for MNQCYGQLPMRDFLGSSDAPQIPFEDDLFPYLPPDVQDEGIAFDSNHACYEYDFPPIYATSDATNVPISGLAFPINIASPPSPLSEHPVPNQGWEDSLRSHNFLIPAVNYSGAVSNPFAISLSMNDANTYMSVPGQRSGSEPRYLVPNETHTHDNFIPCMGLQLDIPGSGTVFLPEEDPDRYDLEEVFSMFYQGNRNLQRMSPQLIEATLGIPPDSNDSQHLICSQNNERQSDQDSATLDALSAQPQIPSSPSTLAQSPDALSESATSLSAPRRDRGIPFTSRPRLLVAPPGFSHSHILVITSNPESLPASLWDGARLAELEKDIRLKALDIESQIPKSQDSSSRDFNQKRQRVDNQPQSNSTQKVSEASGVPTISSYPALFPCAASVPTSDPLPSAMPHSRVPKRKANAERQATSQVKRESTCLLCRVMREKCSDGTPCLRCVRVLQHERSILRVPCQPATLDDIELYRRRTQIGLFVYYYERSSESDLPRRSASIVDTNPLESQLSQNCPLTVADTFAVHEFGTFQRFAPNLLNDANRERELATQHAPTSEDLSKSAVLARYLELHLASIIETLGTNNSFIAATLKVAERYSRPTGSKTRTMLRHALYIFAARFLRRTYWVQVDTVTENYRVAWMDAPWRALPVSTPRSLAEAETLNDILKDHLRFLEKSVIHAFTKKIYARKKEDWFEIFLVTFIFQVILSENLEMSFYSHFPGLEKPIECPWSTFGGLRSYSSKRIASYFSAINGRDPFLKPGARAWEGFGDTERTYLDQCGILLKEGYTKRDDLGFRRSASMGDADSPGSWWKWAVETILGNG
- a CDS encoding hypothetical protein (EggNog:ENOG503Q1WZ), producing METAIATVFYLDKQPYKNEKPYFCCLPPEFLQGNSSTNHVHIPADITVTNIRSEVATFSLDENGFEVAEQILDDQFHYESVKSGSEIEQRYIQEMEAFLTERFEAKKVVVFDVETRKRNREFPGNIGEKSSLEQPVRGVHIGE